In a genomic window of Ipomoea triloba cultivar NCNSP0323 chromosome 3, ASM357664v1:
- the LOC116013122 gene encoding uncharacterized protein LOC116013122, translating into MPGYEPWRVTFFYGYDERNRRLQSWDLLRSLYSKSDLPWLVVGDFNDIATPSEKRGLHPHPTNLIDGFNLMLDDCGLFDLGMRGRRFTWERGRGSENWVEERLDRAVAGADWCTLFPQATVFNHDVITSDRTALFVEIEGPRVVRQRRKFMFENAWLKDAGCKEVVMGTWNNSAGDILPNRLLQCGVSLKRWGGSFVKQTEKEILSLQGRLNNLRDRRDVSALDLFRELDGKM; encoded by the coding sequence ATGCCTGGCTATGAACCATGGAGGGTTACATTTTTCTATGGCTACGATGAGAGGAATCGTCGTCTCCAATCTTGGGATTTACTCAGGTCTTTGTATTCTAAGTCCGACTTGCCCTGGTTAGTTGTCGGTGATTTTAATGACATCGCTACCCCTTCTGAGAAGAGAGGATTACACCCGCACCCAACTAACCTCATTGATGGATTTAATCTTATGTTGGACGATTGTGGTCTTTTTGACCTGGGTATGAGGGGAAGACGATTTACCTGGGAACGTGGTCGAGGTTCTGAAAACTGGGTTGAAGAGAGGCTTGACAGGGCTGTGGCTGGAGCTGATTGGTGTACTTTATTCCCTCAAGCTACAGTTTTCAATCACGACGTTATTACTTCCGACCGTACTGCTTTGTTTGTTGAAATAGAGGGACCTCGTGTAGTTCGCCAACGCCGCAAGTTCATGTTTGAAAATGCATGGTTGAAGGATGCTGGGTGTAAGGAAGTTGTAATGGGAACTTGGAATAATTCTGCTGGTGATATCCTTCCCAACCGATTATTACAGTGTGGTGTGTCTTTGAAGAGATGGGGAGGAAGCTTTGTAAAGCAAACTGAGAAGGAAATATTATCGCTGCAAGGACGCCTTAATAATTTGCGAGACCGTAGAGATGTTAGTGCTCTTGATTTGTTTAGAGAGCTTGATGGCAAGATGTGA